One stretch of Macrobrachium nipponense isolate FS-2020 chromosome 16, ASM1510439v2, whole genome shotgun sequence DNA includes these proteins:
- the LOC135195531 gene encoding transmembrane emp24 domain-containing protein 5-like, which yields MSPINFYFFTLVVYLCLCVCTSEDWAFDNAPGIAMDYKIHIDAGKEDCYWQYVHPGATIYVNMQVLKGGDGMAGLAVRNPQGEIVHPYTWKQSSEYEEVAKTGGYYGVCIDNQFSRFSGKLINLYMTTFRYDIWEQYTKELEELDISVNNFTHSIKGVDQRIHEILLFQSQARAKEARDFQLLLSNNSYVQYWSIMLCTAIVGTGALQVFFLRKLFECKVTTKSGGRA from the exons ATGTCTCCGATAAACTTTTATTTCTTCACCCTCGTCGTGTACCTGTGCTTGTGCGTCTGCACCAGCGAAGACTGGGCATTCGACAATGCCCCGGGCATAGCGATGGACTACAAAATCCACATCGACGCCGGAAAAGAGGACTGTTATTGGCAATATGTCCACCCGGGTGCTACCATATACGTGAACATGCAG GTACTGAAAGGTGGGGATGGAATGGCAGGCCTAGCCGTTCGGAATCCCCAAGGAGAGATAGTTCATCCTTATACGTGGAAACAGTCATCTGAATACGAGGAAGTGGCAAAGACGGGTGGATATTACGGGGTCTGCATAGACAATCAGTTTTCACGTTTTTCTGGAAAGCTGATCAATTTATATATGACCACATTCAG ATATGACATTTGGGAACAGTACACAAAAGAACTGGAGGAACTCGATATCAGTGTCAACAATTTTACG CACTCCATCAAAGGTGTTGATCAGCGTATCCACGAGATTCTCCTCTTCCAAAGCCAAGCCCGAGCGAAAGAAGCCAGAGACTTCCAGCTGCTCCTGAGCAACAACAgctacgtccagtactggtcgaTTATGTTGTGCACGGCCATCGTAGGAACTGGAGCTCTGCAGGTCTTTTTCCTGAGAAAGCTCTTTGAGTGCAAAGTTACAACCAAATCTGGAGGACGAGCATAA